From a single Couchioplanes caeruleus genomic region:
- the rplW gene encoding 50S ribosomal protein L23, translating to MSTIADPRDIIVAPVVSEKSYSVLDQNWYTFLVHPDANKTQIKIAIQQIFDVRVLTVNTANREGKRKRTRTGFGQRKATKRAMVKLADGDRIEAFGGPVS from the coding sequence GTGAGCACGATCGCCGACCCGCGCGACATCATCGTCGCGCCCGTGGTCTCCGAGAAGAGCTACAGCGTTCTCGACCAGAACTGGTACACGTTCCTCGTCCACCCGGACGCGAACAAGACCCAGATCAAGATCGCGATCCAGCAGATCTTCGATGTCCGCGTGCTGACGGTGAACACCGCGAACCGCGAGGGCAAGCGCAAGCGCACCCGCACCGGCTTCGGGCAGCGCAAGGCGACCAAGCGCGCCATGGTGAAGCTGGCTGACGGTGACCGTATCGAGGCCTTCGGCGGCCCGGTCAGCTAA
- the rplD gene encoding 50S ribosomal protein L4, with translation MSSVDVINAEGTKAGSVELPDDIFDVQANIPLMHQVVVAQLAAARQGTHKAKTRGEVAGGGKKPYKQKGTGRARQGSIRAPQFTGGGVVHGPVPRDYSQRTPKKMKAAALRGALSDRAREGRVHVVEAFVAGETPSTKAAIATLRKATESTKVLVVLGSYDEKNWLSLRNEPTVHLIEAGQLNTYDVLVADEVVFTKEALEEFLGVPAAASGQADGAEGNK, from the coding sequence GTGAGCTCGGTTGACGTGATCAACGCCGAGGGCACGAAGGCCGGCTCCGTCGAGCTGCCCGACGACATCTTCGACGTGCAGGCGAACATCCCGCTGATGCACCAGGTCGTCGTCGCCCAGCTCGCGGCCGCCCGGCAGGGTACGCACAAGGCGAAGACCCGCGGTGAGGTCGCCGGCGGCGGCAAGAAGCCGTACAAGCAGAAGGGCACCGGCCGCGCCCGTCAGGGCTCGATCCGCGCCCCGCAGTTCACCGGTGGTGGCGTCGTGCACGGTCCCGTGCCGCGCGACTACAGCCAGCGGACCCCGAAGAAGATGAAGGCTGCCGCCCTGCGTGGCGCCCTCTCCGACCGGGCCCGCGAGGGCCGCGTGCACGTGGTGGAGGCGTTCGTCGCCGGCGAGACGCCGTCCACGAAGGCCGCGATCGCCACGCTGCGCAAGGCGACCGAGTCGACCAAGGTCCTGGTTGTCCTGGGCAGCTACGACGAGAAGAACTGGCTGTCGCTGCGGAACGAGCCCACCGTCCACCTCATCGAGGCCGGTCAGCTCAACACGTACGACGTGCTTGTCGCGGACGAGGTCGTCTTCACCAAGGAAGCGCTCGAGGAATTCCTCGGCGTTCCGGCTGCGGCCAGCGGCCAAGCCGACGGAGCGGAGGGGAACAAGTGA
- the rplC gene encoding 50S ribosomal protein L3, with protein sequence MDRQVKGILGAKLGMTQVWDNNKVVPVTVVQAGPCVVTQVRSAETDGYAAVQLAYGQIDPRKVNKPESGHFAKANVSPRRHIVELRTTDAGEYELGQEVTVEAFAVGTPIDVTGKTKGKGYAGVMKRHGFHGLKSSHGVERKHRSPGSIGACATPARVFKGTRMAGRMGSKRFTVQNLTVQAVDTDNNLLLIKGAVPGPKGALILVRTAAKKKGGAK encoded by the coding sequence ATGGACAGGCAAGTGAAGGGCATCCTGGGCGCCAAGCTCGGCATGACCCAGGTCTGGGACAACAACAAGGTCGTCCCGGTAACCGTGGTGCAGGCCGGCCCGTGCGTCGTGACCCAGGTCCGCAGCGCCGAGACGGACGGCTACGCCGCCGTGCAGCTGGCGTACGGCCAGATCGACCCGCGCAAGGTGAACAAGCCGGAGAGCGGCCACTTCGCCAAGGCCAACGTGTCGCCGCGCCGCCACATCGTCGAGCTGCGGACCACCGACGCCGGTGAGTACGAGCTCGGCCAGGAGGTCACCGTCGAGGCGTTCGCGGTCGGTACGCCGATCGACGTCACCGGTAAGACCAAGGGCAAGGGCTACGCCGGCGTCATGAAGCGGCACGGCTTCCACGGCCTCAAGTCGAGCCACGGTGTCGAGCGCAAGCACCGCTCGCCGGGCTCGATCGGCGCCTGCGCGACCCCCGCGCGTGTCTTCAAGGGCACCCGGATGGCCGGTCGCATGGGCAGCAAGCGCTTCACCGTGCAGAACCTCACGGTGCAGGCCGTCGACACCGACAACAACCTGCTGCTGATCAAGGGCGCCGTGCCCGGCCCCAAGGGCGCGCTGATCCTGGTCCGTACGGCGGCGAAGAAGAAGGGTGGTGCCAAGTGA